AACTGTGGAGGAGACTCAAGTCTTCAAGGACCTTCTTAACTCTCTGGTGGCACCAGCCATCTTCTATGGCCGCATCTCGCCTGCTGGCAGAAAGAGACTTAACAGACTGGTGAAGAGGGGCCAGCTCTGTCCCAGGACGCCTCGTGAAAGGAAGATGATGGCTAAGCTGTCATCCATGCTGGCGAACATGTCCCACCTCGTGCAGGACACTCTGccagcactgagcagctctcTCAGGaacaggctgcttcacctgcagcctGTGAGCCAGAGATGCTGCAGGCCGTTAACAGACTTTATAATCAGCACTGCCCCCCAagaccacacatgcacaaactgatAATTCACTCATGTGCAGGCTCAGTGTGTTCTTAGCTGTGCAgtataaatatttcatgtgCAATGACGTGAATTCGACCTCTGTCTATTTTACTGATTACATGATTAACTtttatatcttgttttttttaactgatgcTTCTTGCTATGACTCTAtctcctgtgctgctgtaaaGCTGCACATGtccctgctgtgggattaataaaaaTGTATCCCGTTTTATTggcagaaatgcatttttttttttaacattatgtGAGTGGAAGAAAGAACAGGAGGGGTTTGTTTGGTCTGTTCATAATGAAGCATGTATTTATGATGAGCAGCAGTCCTCACATGAAGCTCATAGCATGCCGGGACATTGTTTGCAATCCTGTGTCTGCTTCAGCTTCGGGACTATTTttagagcagctgcagaaactgATAATAGCAGAAttaaatctgtgtgtctgtgaggaaTATCTGCGCTTTTATTATCTGTGActgtcaaacacatgcagatcAGATGAAGAGGAGCCGTGCTTGAGCGCACTGCGGTGTCccggctggctggctggctggcaggcaggctgcagctcagcccGGCTGACCGTCGCATCTGTCGGCCTGCAGCTTAATatggaatattttcacagagCGAACGGCCAAATTCATTTGCACCGGCGGAAAAAAGGAGCCCTGTAGCGACGCAAATTAGAAAAACAGTTCGTTTCGCCGTTCTTTATGGCTTCTGGCTCCGGAGATGAAGAGGGGCACACGGAAGGCGCTTCGTGGAGACTCATAGGCCCGGTCACGGGGCTTTCCAAGCAGCGCTGCCGTCTAATGTACTCCTCCCTCGGCCACAGCTCTGATGTCTGCCTCTTCTATGTGAAGGGGGAGTTTTTTGCCATGGATGCTCGCTGTGCGCATTCCGGTAAAAGCCTCAGCATCCAAATTCATACTCGCTTAGATTAACTCTTTAGCAAGGCTATCAATCTGTCTCTTAGCAGAATAACGCGCAGCACATCCCGTTTTTAAGATGAGACGTGTATTCAACATTCACCAACATGGAGAATGTACTACACTGGGTCAGACTCCAGCTGTAGGCCTGCCTATAACTAAATACGAGGATCTGGTTTGTTTATCCCTTTCgcttcaaaaaagaaaaatatccatGTGGAAGATTTAGCAGTTTCGCACCATGTTATTCAAACCTCCCATCACATTTTCCTAGTAGGAAGGCAGCGAAAGTCATTTGTTTTGAGAGAAAGATTGTGTGATGAACAATATCCTGTGTCCCCCAGGCGGTCCTCTGTGTGAGGGGGACATCGAGGAGGCTGACGGGGTCCTGCAGGTCTTCTGCCCCTGGCATGACTATGACTTTGACCTCAGAACTGGGAAGTCGGGGACCTCCTTACAGGTCAGTAAGGAAATATGTCCTTTTTTcataatgctgttttatttttcaccaaATCACATGATTGTCTTGGGCTCAGTACACATGTACATCATATGAAGCACAGTATATACTAGATATACTGTAGCAGTGAAAAGCATTAATAAGACCAGGAACTCAGGTGTTTAAACATGCTCAATATGTCTTCATTAAATATGTATCAAACCTGCAGATGCATCTTATGAAAAGTGAATTTTGTCCCGGGAGTTTCACGTGCTGACTGCACCTGAGAGTTGACGTGAACATTTGCAGCGACATGTAGAGAAATCATGCACCTCCATTAGATGCTGGACGTTCTGCTGATTGACATGGCACGAGAAATCAAAGCTCTCATCAGAGTGAAGATTGCGTTCACCTTTTGTTCTGTCAAACATCTTTTGTTGGACGTGTTTGGATGCATGCATCAATGAACAGCCCAACTGAGAAGTTTCCATAAACGTCTCATCTTCTTTTCCATTAATCATTTTTATAAGCTGCTGTATGTCACCATGTTGTCAACTATCAACCAATAGAAGACGTATACCGACAAATATTTACTCCATTTTAACTTGAAAAGTAACATTAAATAAGCTTACTTGTACTTTGGCACATTCAGGCGCCATGTGAGTTCATACTGCTCATGAaggtgtgcttttttttttgttttttacagcaaaAGGTGTATGAAGTCAAGATGGAGGACGACAACGTGTACGTGAAACACGCCAGTCGCCTCTCCTTGCAGCCTTTTCCTGCGGATCAGAAGAGATGAACAACCTCAGCCTTCAGCCCTTCGTGAGTCCACTCGGGCTATTTTTAAAGACTTGTTCCACAAACTCAAGCCATCTGAAACATTCCTGAGCCTTATCTGTCTTTTTCACAGACCGTTTCCACTTTGATTGCTGTGCACTCACCATGATATCTGATTGTCTGAGGAGGACATGACATCATTAAATAGTTTCAGAGTTTTTCTTGCTGGCATTCCAGGTAGAGACTCATCACGGGCTCGAAACACAGAGAGCTCACTCCTGACCTTGATAACGGTCTGGACAGTAGCAAATatgcaacataaaaacacaaattttacTTTTCTCAGCAGATGTTACAGAACTCGCCAGCAGATTTGGCAGTATAAAAGTCacttactgattttttttaaggaatTCTGAGGAAGATGGtatgatttttttctgatgaaaatatGTGAATTTTTAAGTTTTTTCCTTCACATTTGAGCTATCAGATTTGCTCTCAATTGACAATCCTGTTGCACTTGTATGCACTAGCAAGTAAATCACACTGCAAACGTCCCCAAATGTCATCCCTGCTTAAATACAAAATGATAACTTGCAAAAATCAAACCATTATTGCAATGAGGGGATGAATTCACATGCAGCCAGAAGTGAAGCCTTTGTGTGGGGTAATAGAAGTCAGTGCAATATATGCAAAGTGCAGTCCTAATCTAGTGATTTGCAATGCAATGcatttaaaatcaaacatgcacaaaaagtGTGCAGATGGAtgaaaactgatgtttttacaAAAGTTGGCGATTCTAATTATCAGCTGTGGTATGTTTTGAGGTCCAAAGTGACGGCCTGGAATATAGGTCACCCTTTATGAGGATAAAGCTTCCACTCATTTTGGATGGAAGAATTTGCAATCATGTAATAGTGGAAGAGTAATGACAGTTTCTCTCAGCAGCTAAAGCTGAACTAAACTGAGCAGCCTCATGTTCATTACTACCAATAATCCTCATCCATGTCTTGAACAGGCATTACCTGAGGCCTTGCTGAGTTGTGGTCTTTGGATAAATTTAGACACTTATTCCAGTGATGTCACGCAGCAGAGACTCCCTTTCAGAATTTGTGTTTCTGGATCGTTTTTTAACCCAAATAGAGTTCCAGCAAGTAGAACACACATGAAGGGCGCTGCAATTACGATTGGTGGCGCTAAGATGTCTCCATCAGCATTTCTCTCCATTCCTGGCCCGTGCACAGACAGGTTTGTCTGTTACTGACGCAATGGGACTCAAAAGAAACGGTTAGTAAGGCGCCGGAGGGAGGTTCACGACCTGAAATGCACCATTGACTCAagaataatgtgtttttgtagcttaatatgtgtgtgtgcgtgcgcgcactGATGCgagtgtgttttctttattccaTCGTGGTGAGAGCAGTCACTCTATATTTTCTGTCAGCTCCATTTTCTGGCAGAGGCACAGAGACCAGTCATGAAGGTGTCAGTGACAGTGTGGCTCAACACTCTCActttcctccctgctgtctTCCCTGTTGTGCAACTTTATTACAATAATAATTTTCACTGGCTAAAAATGTCTGTAACTCATCACCTGGAGCGTAACGGGCACACGCCACGTTGCAAGAAAAGTCAGAGTAAACATTGGATTCTCCACTGGTCAGGAGTTTATTTTATATGTTCAGCCGATTCTAATGgattttgtttcttgtttgtttgtgaaatatGTATTTGGCCTGTATGGTTTGTTAAAAGAAGTAAAATATCTGCAATTTCAACCACCTACTAGTTGCCCAGATgccagtgttttgtgtgttgtgaaCTGTATTTATTGTTGTAACTTAAAGCTAAATCTGAAGCAAAGCTGAAAAGTTCATCTTTGTTGTTTAATTCACAAattaatttattgtttgttaGCAACACTGTGTaatatttaattaaaagaaaaaaaacagaccagaaccttttttcttatttggaaatgtgaaaatgtgtcctTAAGAATGTTAATCAAAAAGTTTACA
The Chaetodon auriga isolate fChaAug3 chromosome 3, fChaAug3.hap1, whole genome shotgun sequence DNA segment above includes these coding regions:
- the LOC143318682 gene encoding Rieske domain-containing protein, with translation MASGSGDEEGHTEGASWRLIGPVTGLSKQRCRLMYSSLGHSSDVCLFYVKGEFFAMDARCAHSGGPLCEGDIEEADGVLQVFCPWHDYDFDLRTGKSGTSLQQKVYEVKMEDDNVYVKHASRLSLQPFPADQKR